TCAATTGTCCGTTCATTTGTAATCGTTGATTAAGCAATTTTTTATAAATACTATAACAAACCCTTCCTGACGAAAGTCCCGGAAGGGTTTGTTGTATTTGGGAAGGTCTGAAATAATGTCTCGTCCTAAAATACATTGACAAACATAGCCCACGAATTTATTCGTGGGTAGGGAAATGAACAAAAACATAGCCCACGGTTTTAACCGTGGGAATGGGAAAATTGCTCTTCTAGATGTGCCACACCTGGCAGGTGTGGCACATCTGGTATTATGACGAGCCTTTTTTCAATTTGAATTTAGATTATATTCCATTTTTTTATATGTTTGCAAAATAAAATATGCAAAATATCGGGATGTGGAGAATGAAAATGAAAATTTCATCAAAGGATATTAGTAAGAAGAATCTATTTTTGATAGCTTCTTTTACGATTGTACTTCTTCTTAGCTCCTGCAATTTCTTGTACAAATTCACACCCGCATATTGGAAATTGAAGAGTGAATTCAAAAAAGAAAGAGAATTTGTCCAAAAAATCCTTGACAATCCTGATAAAATGCAGGAAATCATAGAGACAAGCGAGTTCTATGATAAGGGCGGTTTTAATATGACAGGTTATACTTATAAGGAGTTTATTGATTATATTAAAAAAAACAAAGATGGTAATGAGGCAGAAATTATATGGTTTGGTAGAACTTCTCTTAGTGATGGAAAAGGGAAAATCTTATATGAGAACGCGAAAGGAGTTAGCATTTACCAAACCGGGCGCTATAATAGACTTGTCTTTGTATTTTTTGAACTTGAAAATAAAATTATCTTAGCTGAAATATCAAGTGTAACTAGGTGAAAAAATTATATTTAGTTATATCGCTTTGTTTGATTGCAGTGTCGCAAGATAAGCCTTGTCCAGACGCATATAATATTCAATATGAAAAATCGTTGTGAATTTAGATAATTAAAAGGAACGTCATGAATAAGAAACTAACAATTATAATCGAAGAAGACGAAAACGGCTTCTATGCTTATTGCCCCGACCTCAAAGGCTGTCAGAGCCAAGGTGACACCTACGATGAAGCTTATGAGAATATTAAGGAAGCAATAGATTTGTATTTTGAAACGATAAGCTCTGAAGACCTGCCGCCACTGCTGAGTAAAAACATATTTTCAACCTCTTATGAGGTCACAGTTGCCTAAGCTACCAATTCTTACAGCAAAAGAGGCTGAAAAGATACTTTTAGCTTTAGGTTTTGCATTGATGAGAACAAAGGGTAGCCATCGAATATATGGAAGAGATAAGGAAAGGTTCGTGATACCTTATCATTCCGGCAAGAATTTGCATCCTAAGATTGTAAAATCAGTTGTTGACTTGGTGGATGAAAACAGAAATGTAGATTAGGCATCCTTTCAAACTGGAATAAATGAAAGAGGAATTATTTTTCATAGAGAATTTATTACAAGAACAAGGTTTTTAAGTAAATGAAAATATCTTTTAAAAACGGTAACAATATTGAGATATTGAAAATCTCCAATCTGAAGAAGGAGTATTATGAATATTTTAAACGTGTTGTTTTTGATTTGTCGATAGAATTTGAGTTCTTTAAAGTTGAAACAACATTAGATGGAGAAGAGTCTGATTTCCTTAACTTGAAAAAATGTTTAGAGAAACTTTACGACGGAGAATGGAAATCATTTTATTTTGAACCAATAGGAAATTCTTTTCAGATGCATTTTGAATTACAGGAGAATGGACAAATAAAAGTACATTCTAAATTGTATAATGCAATGTTTACAGGGATGTTAGAATTTGAATATTTAACTAACCAAACGTTTCTGCCTGAATTAATAAAGGAGATAGACACAGTGATGAATTCAGGGCAAAGTGCTTCTTATTGATATCGCACATTATAATGGTTAATCATAAAATATAAACGACGGTTTCAAGATTATCCAACCACACCCATATCGCCCCACCCACGTCAGCCCCCCACGATAGCACGGCTGGGAGCTTCTCAAGAGGTGGTTAACGGCTGTTACGTAAACTTTTTTTTGGGAAGGGAAACAGCAGTTACAAATCAATTTGCATTTTTCAAGTCTTAGTTGTAAGTTTGTAGAGATGGCGTTTAATGAAATAATGATTTGCTAAATTGATTTTATCACAAAATACTGAAGTAGATGAGTAAAAAAGAGTCCATACAACTATTTGAGAACAAACAAGTCCGCACGGTTTGGGATGCCGAGCAAGAGAAGTGGTATGTTTCTATCATTGATGTGATTGAAATATTAACCAATACTGATAGACCCAGAAAGTATTGGAATGACTTAAAAGCGAAAATTAAAAAAGAAGGAAGTGAAGTGTCCGAAAAAATCGGACACTTGAAAATGCTTGCCCCTGATGGCAAAATGCGAATGACCGATGTAGCCGACACCGAGCAACTATTTCGCTTGATTCAAAGCATTCCCTCGCCTAAAGCAGAACCTTTTAAAATATGGTTGGCGCAGGTGGCATCCGAAAGATTAGATGAAATGCAAGACCCTGAATTGAGTATTGACAGAGCTTTAGAGCAGTATCTAAAATTGGGATATTCTGAAAGCTGGATTAATCAACGACTGAAAAGCATAGAAATACGCAAAGAACTAACAGACGAATGGAAACAACGTGGCTTGAAAGAAGGTCAGCAATTTGCTACTTTAACGGACATTATCACCAAAGCTTGGGCAGGCAAAACCACCAAAGAATACAAAGTATTAAAAGGCTTAAAAAAGGAAAATCTTCGCGACAATATGACGAACACTGAGTTGATTCTGAATATGCTTGCCGAGGCTTCTACTAAAGATATTTCAGTGGCAGTGCAACCCAAAGATTTTGAAGAGAGCAAAAAAGTAGCATGGCAAGGTGGTAATGTAGCCAAAGTAGCGCTCAAAGAATTAGAATCTAAAACAAGAAAAAAAGTTGTAAGCACGCTGAATGCTAAAGCGGTATTGGGAATTGAAAAAACTAAGATAAAAAAAGACGAATAAAATGAATTATTTCAACACCGTCAGCAAGCTGCCACCCCTCAAGAGGGGAATTAGCTCGTTTAACACAAAAAGAAAGTGCCATTGATGTGAGTCATCACACCAATGGCACATCAATATTACCAAATTATGGCGCGTTTTTCAACTGGCATGTATAGTTTGTTTGCTTCTGTGATGTTGAAAGCTTTATAAAATTCAGGGACATTTGGTAATGTACCGTTTACTCTATAGACTCCCGGAGAGTGGACATCTTCTTTCAATCTTCTCATTTCTTCTTCCTCGCGGATGTTTTGGCGCCATACTTGCGAATAGGATATGAAAAATCTTTGCAAAGGTGTGAATCCGTCAATCGCCGGCGTTTCAACATTTCCTTTTAATGCTTTCTTTAGTGCCGTGAGCGATACCGTTACGCCGCCAAGGTCTGCAATGTTCTCGCCTAAAGTAAGTGCACCGTCCACTTTCATATCGTTGATTACGACAAATGAGTTTGCTTGGTCAACAAGCACTTTCACTTTTTCGTTAAACTTGTCGGCATCTTCTTTTGTCCACCATTCAACTAAATTGCCTTCGGCATCAAATTGTCTGCCTTGGTCATCAAATCCGTGAGTCATTTCGTGCCCGATTACTACACCGATTGCACCATAATTAACGGCATCATCGCCATCAGGGTAAAAGAAGGGTGGCTGTAGAATTGCCGCAGGAAACACGATTTCATTCATGTTGGGGCTGTAGTAAGCATTGACTGTTTGTGGTGTCATGTGCCATTCTGAGCGGTCAACGGGTTTGCCGATTTTTGCCAGCATTTCGTCCATTTCGAATTTGCTCGCATTCAACACATTCATTACATAATTGTCTCTCGAAACATCAACTTTTGAATAGTCTTTCCATTTGTCGGGATAGCCAATTTTGACGTTGATTTTTTCGAGTTTCACTAATGCTTTTGCTTTGGTATCTTCTCCCATCCACGAAAGATTTTGGATATGTTCTTTCAATGCAATTTTAAGATTGTCAACCAAATCCAACATTTTCTCTTTCGATTTTGCAGGAAAATATTTTTCGGAATAAATTTTGCCGACTGATTCGCCAAGCGAGCCACTTGTAGCGTTCAAAACTCTTTTCCATCTGTCTTGATTAACTTTGCTTCCGGTTAGGACTTTTCCGTAAAATTCAAAATTTTGATTTACGTATGCTTCGTTCAAATATGGTGAAGCATCTTTAATCACTTTCCATTTCAAGAATGTTTTCCAATCTTCAATTGATGTTTTTTTCATCAAATTGCTGACTGTTTTGTAAAACTTTGGCTGCCCAACATTAATTTCTGTAGGTGAATCGATTCCAAGATTTTTGAAATAGAGCGACCAATCAAAATTTGGACTTGATTTTTGCAAATCTTGAATTTGCATTTTGTTGTAATTTTTAACAGGGTCTCTGAGTTCTAATTTTGTTGAAGAAGCTTTCGCAATTTCGGTTTCAATTTTGAGAATCACATCAGATGCTTTTTTTGCTTCCGTTGATTCTAAGCCGTAAATTTCAAAAACTTTGCCAAGGTGCTTTTTATATTCGGACAAAATATTTTTGGTTCTGTCGTCTTTCGGGAAGTAATAATCTCTGTCGGGCAATCCCAATCCACCTTGGTATAATCCGGCAATATTCATTGTGCTATTTTTATCGTCGGCACTTACATAGAAGTAGAAAATTGGTTGAATCGAGTAGGAGGATAATTCGCCAATTGTTGTTTGCAAATCTTGAACTGATGCAATCTTATCAATTTTTTCAAATAATGGTTTGAGTGGTTCTATTCCCGCTTTTTCGATTGCAACGGTATCCATACCTGATGAGTAAAAGTCACCGATTTTAACCCAATCTTTTTCTTTGTGTTTGCCACTTGCGGCTTCTTCAAATAATGTTCTGAGTTTTGTCTGATTTTCAAGATTCAAAATTGCGAAAGCACCCCAACGCGATTCTGATTCCGGAATTGGATTGTTTGTCATCCAACCGCCACTTACATATTTGAAAAAATCATCTCCGGGATGAATATTGAAATCAAAGTTTGCCGAATCTACTGCCTTTACTGCCATCTCTTCCTCCGCTTTCGTCGTTTCTTCCTTACTGCACGAATTCAAACTTACAAATGCTGCAGAAGCTAAAATAAAAATCATAAATCTTACGATGTTGTTCATCACAAATAATCCTATTATATTATAAAATCATAAAAATCACATAAAACATACACTTTTTAACAATATATTAACTTGCAACTCGCTTTATTATTGCATAAAATATGAAACAATTTTCAGAAAATATTGAATGATTAGCATTTTGGAAATGGTTTTAAGTCAATGCTTTAATGTATCGATTTGAATGTAAAAAAAATAAAAAAGGAGTTGGAACACAACTCCTTTTTATCAAATTTTATTCTTGTTCGGCTAACCAACGTTCGGCATCAATTGCAGCGGCACATCCCGAACCGGCAGCTGTCACCGCTTGGCGATAGACATGGTCTTGGACGTCTCCACAAGCAAATACGCCCGGAATATTAGTGTAAGTGGATTTACCTTTTGTGATTAAATATCCGTTCACGTCTTTGTCAAGCATTCCCTCAAATAGCGAGGTATTCGGGCTGTGACCAATTGCGATAAAACAGCCTCCGGCTTCGTGATTGCTCATTTCTCCGGTGACGACATTTTTCAATCTCAAGCCTGTCAATCTCTTGATTCCCATGTTTTCTTCACCCAAAAATTCGTCCACAATGCTATCAGTGATGATTTTGACTTTTGGATTTTTCTGAGTACGTTCAACCATGATTTTCGATGCACGGAATTCGCTGCGTCTATGAACCAATGTGACTGATTCTCCGAAATGAGTCAAATAGTTCGCTTCTTCCATTGCTGTATCACCACCGCCGATTACGAATATTTTTTCGCCTTTGAAAAAGAATCCGTCGCAAGTGGCACATGCCGAAATCCCTGCACCCCAATATTTCTTCTCGCTTTCCATGTCCAAAAGTTTTGCAGTCGCACCGGTTGCGATTATCAAAGCATCGCAAGTGTAATCTTCTCTTTCGGATTTCAGTTTGAACGGGCGTTCGGACAAATCTACTTTTTCAATTGTTTCAAATAATGATACTGCGCCGAATCTTTGGGCTTGTTTGCGGAAGATTTCCATCATTTCCGGACCTTCGATTCCATCGGCAAATCCTGGATAATTTTCGACATCGGTTGTAATTGTGAGCTGTCCGCCGGGCTGAATTCCTTCGAAAATTGCAACTTCGAGATTTGCTCTCGAAGCGTAGAGCGCTGCAGTAAACCCTGCAGGACCTGAACCTATGATAATCACTTTAAAATGTTTTGCCATTTTTATTGCTTTAATTTTACTGTTTTTAAAATACAAATATAATTAATTCTACTCATTTAAGGACGCATGAACGTATGATAATATTGTAATATGATTATGATTTTTGGACTTTATCATTTCTCGGGATAAATATGAGCCTTGCACCAAAGCCCATCGCCAAAGTATTTCGTGGCTGTGTCTTTGACTGTTTCTAATGTGATTGCATCAATTCGTTCGATGATTTCTTGAACGCTTTCGTGGTCGCCGATTAAAAGCTCATTTTTTGCCAATGACTGCATCCGGGCAGACATACTTTCCAAATCCATTATCAAACTTGATTTCAATTGTTCTTTAGCACGATTTATTTCGGAACGATTCAACTTATCGCCAAGTATTTGATTCATCTGCTCGAAAATCATAGTCTCAGTTTTACGAACTTTCTTCGTATCAGTAGCTGCATAAATATAAAACACTCCTGCATCTGAGTGCATTTGCAAAGTCGAAAAAATCGAATATGCGATTCCATGGCGGTCGCGAAGTTTTTGGTACAGCCGCGAGCTCATTCCATCACCATATAAAATGTTGAATATCATCAATGCAGTTCTGTCCTCATCTTTGAGCGATGCTGCTCTTTTGCCCAATAGCAAATGCGATTGTTGCACCGGTTTTGCCATCTCCAAAGTCATAGGCATGAATGGTTCCGGTGCGATACGCGTATAAATCCTATTTCCGGCTTCCAAATCGCCGAATAAACTTGATATTGCGTTCAAAACGACTTGATGCTCAATATCGCCGACAAAAGTAATTATGATATTGTCGGGTTTGTAATATTCTCTGTGGAATTGTTGCAAAATGTTCGATTCAATAGCATCAACAGATTCCTTTGTACCGATAATAGGATTGCCTAAGGGGTGATTTTGAAATACAATTTTATCTCCCAAATCGAAGATGTATTCTTCGGGGTCATCTTCGTAAGATTTGATTTCTTCGAGTATTATCAACTGTTCTTTTTCGATTTCTTTGGGCAAAATCAAGGGATTCATCGTAATGTCGAACAAGATATTCAATGTTTTGCGGAAGTGCCTTTTCAATGCTCGAACATAGAAGCAAGTATATTCCTGAGAGGTAAAAGCATTTGTATAAGCACCCATTGATTCAAATTCACCTGCTATTCTGCGTGAAGTTCGCTTTTGCGAGTGCCTGAATACGGCATGTTCCATGAAATGCGCCGTACCACTGAAATCGTGAGTGTCGTCTCGCGAGCCTGCATTTACAAAGATACCCAATGCGATAGATTCGGCATTTGGAATTTTTTCGGTTACTAAGGTCAATCCATTATTTAAAACTGTACGTGTAATTGCCAATGAATGTGTTTTTGTTTTTGGTAAATTATTCTTGTTTTTCATATCAAACCTAATGAGACAAAACTGGTGAATTTGTCCCCTGCTATAATTATATGGTCTAAAACTTTGATGCCGACTATTTTTCCGGCTTGTACTATTTGCTCTGTAATCTTTATGTCCTCTTTTGATGGTTCGGGATTGCCCGACGGATGATTGTGCATCAAAATAATTGCAGCGGCACTCTCGGTAATTGCAATTCGGAAAACCTCACGCGGATGTACAACGCTCGAATTCAGAATTCCCTCTGTAATAGTTAAATCACGAAAAATTTGATTGGAGCTTGTCAACAAAAGCACTTTAAAAATTTCTATTCGCAAATCTCGCATTCGCGGGATGTAGTATTCGGCAATTTCTTCGGGCGAACGGAAGATTTTTTTGCCGGAAAAAGGGGCGATTTCTATTCTTCTGCTCAACTCGAATGCTGCAATTATACTGACTGCTTTGGCATCTCCAATTCCGGAAATATTTTTGAATTCACTAAAATCGCATCGAGCTAAATGATTCAGTGAAGAATATTTTTTCAATAATTCCCTTGCGATATCAATTGCTGACCTGCCGACAGTTCCCGAACCTACGATGATAGCCAATAATTCGCTATCCGAGAGTACTTCGGGTCCGTGCATCATTAGTCTTTCTCTGGGTTTATCGTCAGATTTCCAATCCCGAATCGGAGTGAAACGGCTTTTGGGACTATATGTACCATTTTCAGAGTCGATTGGGGCTGTTTTTGGTGAAATCATTTTATCGTCTTGTTCATCCAATCCATGTATCCTTCGGAAAGTTCGCTAATTTCAACTGCTATGATTTCGGGGACAGAATCGCTATGCAATTCTTTGATTCTATTTTCAAGTTTGTCAAGTTGGCTATTGGAAGTTTTTATCTTCAAAATAAATTCACTGCGTTTTTCAATTTTGTCTTCCCATTCGTAAATCGAAGTCACACCCTTGATTATCGAGCAACATGCAGCAAGCTTTTCTTGGACTAAAGTTTCAGAAATGAGCATGGCTAAATCCTCATTATCTGTCGTCGCAAAAACTATTCTGAAATCTTTATTTTTTACCATGTCCTAAATTTTATATTTTTGAATTAAATTATAAACAATGTTACGAAAATATGATTGAACTATTGATTTTTCATGTGCATATTGTTGCAGCACTTTACGCTTTTACCAAAAATTGGCAATCCGGTGGCGTCAAAGCCGGAATATTGTCAGTACTTATCATTGGTTTGTTCTTTTCAATCGGTTGGGCATTGACCGCAACAGTCGCAAACTTGATTTGGAATCATTCATGGGATTCAATTTTTTTCACAAGTGATACACTCGGGCTTCTCTTATTGATGTTCCCCGAAACTATTTTCTATTACCATTATTTTTTGAAAGACAAATCGAACTAAAAATTTCAATTTGATTTTATAAATCTCACACTTGTATTGTTATTTTCCGATTTGATTACTACAAAATAAACTCCCGAACTAATCGAATTCAAATCAATCTTGTATTCGAATTCGCCTTGGGGGATAGTTAAGCTACGTGTAACCACAGAATTACCCGCTATGTCCAATAATTCGATACTTGTCGCAAAGTTTTTATCGGCAGTGAATTGAATGTTCAAGTCGTTTCCAAAAACGATTTCAGGCACCGAAGACACTAATTGTGGGATTCGGATTAATTCAAATGCTGCCTCCGGTAGGCAAAACTCCTCAACTTTTAATCCACCGTCTTGCGTTGTCAGCGTCACGACTTTTTCGGTAAATAGGTCCACATTTTTGAATGCAATAGGCGTATAATCGGGCATTGCCCTTAGTGCGTAGCCGTCAATTCTTACTATTTCGCCAACTTGTCCGAATAAATCTCTGCTTGAAACTTGGTCCAATAATATGCTCAAATTTCCGAATTTGTAGGTGAAGTCTGTTTGGACAAATTCATTACCAAATTTTGAAGTAATAATAGACGGGAAAAATAATTTACGGTCGAATTCAAATTCCAATCTAACATATTCAGTATTGAATCTCAATTCTTCGCGCAACAATTTTACAGGAATCATTATTCTCTCGCCTGCTACAGCCACATGTTGCTCGACCATCAAATCAACTACGTAAATTTCTAAGGGAATGTCTGCAATTAGCTTGATTTGCTCGATATCCTCGCAATAATTTTCAGCTTTTACAGTAATCTCGAATTCAAATTTCCCGGGAGCCACAGCAGTATATGTAAATGGTACTTGAATACTTCCATTACCTGCGATGGTAGTTCCGGGAGTGAAATCTATATCGATAACTCCCGAGGCATTCGGTTCAATCACAATTGCTATTACAGTCGCTTCGTGAGCTGTCAGGTTCTCAATTGCAAAGCTGCCGTTGCTACGGTCACCTATCCAAAGAACATCAATATTGATAAGTTGGGGATTCACCGCAATGTCCGTCTTGTAAATATCAATTTCAAGTTCAATTTCATCTACAAAATCGCAATCCAGGCTTCTAATTTTTAATTTGCCCGTATTCAATCCAAGCTCGCTCATTGTTGGATGGGCTTTGACGAAATATTGAATTGTCTCGCCGGCTTGAATTTCCAATTGGGATTCCGTTATTGAAAACGGCGTCCCTTCAATTGTAAATTCGAGCTTATCACTGACGTTACCGGCATTATGCAACGCGAAAGTCATTGTCCTGTCATCTTCACATAGTTCTGCTACACCAAAATCAAGTTTGTCCTCATCGGCACTTGTAATAGGGGAGTAGTTGAATGCAATGAGTTCGGTAATATGAATATTGTTTTCGGTATCATTTGTCATTATTGTCAGATTGGCACTATGAGCACCTAAAACATTTGATACGAAAGCAATTACTAATTCGAGAGATTCTTCAGGTTCGATATAATAGGGCAATTCCGGTACATTTGTGATTGTGAAAGCATCTTGCGGTTCGATTGCAATACTTGTGATAGTATCAGTCACAAAGCCGAAATTTGTAATGGTCAAAGTCTGATTTGCAAGTTTAGAATTGCAATAAGAATCGCCAAACTCGATTTTGTCTTTGTCAACAGCCACATTCCGCATTATACCGAATAAATCTACCTTTACATAGTAATCTTCAGGGCATAAACCATCGGTAACAATCATGATTTGCGAATCTATACTTTCATGTCCGTTATTTGTGAAAGTCAACTCGAAAGTTATTAGCGAACCCGGCAATAGAACTTGAGGCAAATTCGGTGTCCAAACCAATTCCCAATCATCTGGCAAATCAACTATTTTGATGTCAGTAATAGTAACATCAGTATTGGACAATGATTCAATCAGCAATTCACGTTTTATAGAGGTGCCGGATTTGACAGCACCCTGAATGGATTGAGGATTCACAGTCAGCAAATTGGAAATGCCACGCCCTCGCAATGTAATACGCACGGTATCTCCACAAGGTGCTGTAATAAATTCTAATACTTCGGAAAATGATGTGGCTTCGTTAGGGAAGAATGAAACCCATAATTTGACGGAATCATTAGGATTAATCGAAAATGGAGCATCTCTCATCATTTCAATTTTGAAATTATTCCCAATCTCAATTTTTTTGTCGAAAGTTGAAATCCACGTCCCGATATTTTTGATATATTTTTCAATTTGGTGAATTTTACCGACGCAAACATCACCCAAATCTATGACTTGGTCGTAAACAAGTTCTGCTTGGCGGTACTCGCCCGAGTAATCTATCAGGTAAGGATTTTTATCGCCACGAACTTTTGTAGAATCATTATTGCCAATAGATAGCTTGTCAGTATGCGGACCATTCCCAAAGGGTTTATACAAAATCAACAAAGTATCTTGTTGATTAGGTTCTATACTTTTCGACTTTGCACCATCAATCCACCCGATAATTTTGAAATAGGTCCCGGTTGCAAATTTCAAATCATTCATTGACAAGCTGGAATTGCCGGTATTTTGAATGATAAGCGTATCTATTGCTTCGTTACCGCACATTAATCCAACATTTCGTTTGGTATCGGAACTTATAATTGACGAATACGCATAAGTCCTGACTGTCAAAATTGTATCCTTTTCGCATGGATGTGTTGTAACTCTGAATTTAGATTCTACCCAACCTGTGTCGAGTGCTATGATTCTGAATTCTGACACGGAGCTTTCTTTCAGGATTATATTGGGAACTTTTGTGATATAAGCGATTTGGTTATCACTTTGTAATTTATTGACAAATCTGATTTCTTCGCCATCTTTATCTGCTTTCCAATCTATCTTAGTTGTGAGCATTATGTTGCAATAAACGCTATCAACAATAACAATATCACTCAGCGGAAAAGCTGATGCGAAAGTTGAATAACCAACTAATGGAATATTGATAAATGAATTGCCCATTCCGGCTCTTGTGACCGTTGCTTCGAGCATTGCACGAGATTCGTTGCGGCTGTTTGGAGTGAATTCAATAATAATCATTCTCTGAGTGCATTGAGCCATACTCGAGAAATTGTTAGGTGTTACGAGTCTGAACCTATTTGCATCGGCACCTGTTATAGTGAGTGCCAAATCCATTGAAGTAAATGATTCATTGTCAATATATAATGTGTCAAATTGAGCAGTGCCCAAGCACACATCTCTAAAGACAATCGAGTCTTTCGTAAAGTCATTTCGAGCGGGTCTCAGCCTGTATATACCGGTACCGACAAGCCAACCCTCATCTTTTGAAGTGAACCACATATCGTCAAAATGTCCACCTTCGATACCACAATTGTTCAAAACCCAGGTAACGCCTGCGTTAGAAGTATAATATACACTTGAGTTGTTGCCACAAGCCCAACCCTCATTGTCTCCTAAAATAAATGCGCCGAACATTGGTTGCATAGTTTGGAAATTATTCCAAGTCGAACCTGCATTTGTTGTGAATCTCATTCCGCCGTCCGGACCACCACCACTGCAATTAGTTCCTGCATATGGAAGAAGAAATGATGTACCGAAATGAGTTATTTCTTCATGCCATACGTAAGAACCTGTTCGTGCCAAAGAATCCCATGTAAAGCCACCGTCTGTGGTTTTCCAAAGCAAACCGCTACTAACAGCAAAGCCCAATCCGGCTTTGTCATACATTATTAGGTCAGTCAATCCGCTGTGATTTACATTATTTTCAAAAAGTGTCCAGTTTGAGCCACCGTCGGTAGTTCGCCAATACTTCTGATTTCTTAAACAACCGCCACCAATCACCAAGCCGAAATTGACATCCATGAAATAGCAGCCCCAATAATCAGTTGTAGTAGGGTCAGGGGTTATATCTTCCCATGTTTGACCGCCATCTTTGGATTTGAACAATCCGTCCGGACCTGAAGTATAGCCAATTTGAGTTGTAGGGAAAT
This Candidatus Kapaibacterium sp. DNA region includes the following protein-coding sequences:
- a CDS encoding choice-of-anchor D domain-containing protein yields the protein MNKIYTINIVLIIILCSVTSQAQRWEKIENLPNGYKDNFWLDVFYLAPQNTHGWACGFNGMVVRTTDGGQTWRGSLVPNAYHLEHIHFPTTQIGYTSGPDGLFKSKDGGQTWEDITPDPTTTDYWGCYFMDVNFGLVIGGGCLRNQKYWRTTDGGSNWTLFENNVNHSGLTDLIMYDKAGLGFAVSSGLLWKTTDGGFTWDSLARTGSYVWHEEITHFGTSFLLPYAGTNCSGGGPDGGMRFTTNAGSTWNNFQTMQPMFGAFILGDNEGWACGNNSSVYYTSNAGVTWVLNNCGIEGGHFDDMWFTSKDEGWLVGTGIYRLRPARNDFTKDSIVFRDVCLGTAQFDTLYIDNESFTSMDLALTITGADANRFRLVTPNNFSSMAQCTQRMIIIEFTPNSRNESRAMLEATVTRAGMGNSFINIPLVGYSTFASAFPLSDIVIVDSVYCNIMLTTKIDWKADKDGEEIRFVNKLQSDNQIAYITKVPNIILKESSVSEFRIIALDTGWVESKFRVTTHPCEKDTILTVRTYAYSSIISSDTKRNVGLMCGNEAIDTLIIQNTGNSSLSMNDLKFATGTYFKIIGWIDGAKSKSIEPNQQDTLLILYKPFGNGPHTDKLSIGNNDSTKVRGDKNPYLIDYSGEYRQAELVYDQVIDLGDVCVGKIHQIEKYIKNIGTWISTFDKKIEIGNNFKIEMMRDAPFSINPNDSVKLWVSFFPNEATSFSEVLEFITAPCGDTVRITLRGRGISNLLTVNPQSIQGAVKSGTSIKRELLIESLSNTDVTITDIKIVDLPDDWELVWTPNLPQVLLPGSLITFELTFTNNGHESIDSQIMIVTDGLCPEDYYVKVDLFGIMRNVAVDKDKIEFGDSYCNSKLANQTLTITNFGFVTDTITSIAIEPQDAFTITNVPELPYYIEPEESLELVIAFVSNVLGAHSANLTIMTNDTENNIHITELIAFNYSPITSADEDKLDFGVAELCEDDRTMTFALHNAGNVSDKLEFTIEGTPFSITESQLEIQAGETIQYFVKAHPTMSELGLNTGKLKIRSLDCDFVDEIELEIDIYKTDIAVNPQLINIDVLWIGDRSNGSFAIENLTAHEATVIAIVIEPNASGVIDIDFTPGTTIAGNGSIQVPFTYTAVAPGKFEFEITVKAENYCEDIEQIKLIADIPLEIYVVDLMVEQHVAVAGERIMIPVKLLREELRFNTEYVRLEFEFDRKLFFPSIITSKFGNEFVQTDFTYKFGNLSILLDQVSSRDLFGQVGEIVRIDGYALRAMPDYTPIAFKNVDLFTEKVVTLTTQDGGLKVEEFCLPEAAFELIRIPQLVSSVPEIVFGNDLNIQFTADKNFATSIELLDIAGNSVVTRSLTIPQGEFEYKIDLNSISSGVYFVVIKSENNNTSVRFIKSN